Proteins from a genomic interval of Acomys russatus chromosome 19, mAcoRus1.1, whole genome shotgun sequence:
- the Pdap1 gene encoding 28 kDa heat- and acid-stable phosphoprotein encodes MPKGGRKGGHKGRVRQYTSPEEIDAQLQAEKQKANEEDEQEEGGDGASGDPKKEKKSLDSDESDDEDEDYQQKRKGVEGLIDIENPNRVAQTTKKVTQLDLDGPKELSRREREEIEKQKAKERYMKMHLAGKTEQAKADLARLAIIRKQREEAARKKEEERKAKDDATLSGKRLQSLSLNK; translated from the exons ATGCCTAaaggag GTAGGAAGGGAGGCCACAAAGGCCGGGTGAGGCAGTACACAAGCCCCGAGGAGATCGATGCTCAGCTGCAGGCCGAGAAGCAGAAGGCCAAC GAAGAAGATGAACAAGAAGAAGGTGGAGATGGGGCTTCAGGTGACCCCAAAAAGGAGAAGAAGTCTCTAGATTCAGATGAgagtgatgatgaagatgaagactACCAG CAAAAGCGGAAAGGGGTAGAAGGGCTCATTGACATTGAGAACCCCAACCGGGTGGCACAGACAACCAAGAAGGTCACACAACTGGATCTGGATGGGCCAAAGGAACTCTCAAGGAGAGAACG agaagaaatagagaaacagaaagcaaaagagcGCTACATGAAAATGCATTTggctgggaagacagagcaggcCAAGGCTGATCTTGCCCGGCTGGCAATCATCCGGAAACAGCGGGAGGAggcagcaagaaagaaagaagaagagaggaaag CAAAAGATGACGCAACTTTGTCAGGAAAACGATTGCAGTCGCTCTCCCTGAATAAGTAA
- the Arpc1b gene encoding actin-related protein 2/3 complex subunit 1B translates to MAYHSFLVEPISCHAWNKDRTQIAICPNNHEVHIYEKSGAKWSKVHELKEHNGQVTGIDWAPESNRIVTCGTDRNAYVWTLKGRTWKPTLVILRINRAARCVRWAPNENKFAVGSGSRVISICYFEQENDWWVCKHIKKPIRSTVLSLDWHPNNVLLAAGSCDFKCRIFSAYIKEVEERPAPTPWGSKMPFGELMFESSSSCGWVHGVCFSASGSRVAWVSHDSTVCLVDADKKMAVATLASETLPLLAITFITDNSLVAAGHDCFPVLFTYDNAAGTLSFGGRLDVPKQSSQRGLTARERFQNLDKKASSEGGAATGAGLDSLHKNSVSQISVLSGGKAKCLQFCTTGMDGGMSIWDVKSLESALKDLKIK, encoded by the exons ATGGCCTACCACAGCTTCCTGGTGGAGCCCATCAGCTGCCATGCCTGGAACAAGGACCGTACAC AGATCGCCATCTGCCCCAACAACCATGAGGTGCACATCTATGAGAAGAGTGGTGCCAAGTGGAGCAAGGTGCACGAGCTTAAAGAGCACAACGGGCAGGTGACAG GTATCGACTGGGCCCCTGAGAGTAACCGCATTGTGACCTGTGGCACAGACCGCAATGCCTATGTGTGGACGCTGAAGGGCCGCACGTGGAAGCCCACGCTGGTCATCCTTCGGATCAACCGAGCTGCCCGCTGCGTGCGCTGGGCCCCCAATGAGAACAAGTTCGCCGTGGGCAGTGGCTCCCGTGTCATCTCCATCTGTTACTTTGAGCAGGAGAATGACTG GTGGGTGTGCAAGCACATCAAAAAGCCCATCCGCTCCACTGTCCTCAGCCTAGACTGGCATCCCAACAATGTTCTCCTGGCTGCAGGCTCCTGTGATTTCAAGTGTAG GATCTTCTCTGCCTACATTAAGGAGGTGGAGGAACGGCCAGCCCCTACACCGTGGGGCTCCAAGATGCCCTTTGGGGAGCTGATGTTTGAGtccagcagcagctgtggctgggTGCATGGTGTCTGCTTCTCTGCCAGTGGGAGCAGGGTTGCTTGGGTCAGCCACGACAGCACTGTGTGCCTGGTAGATGCTGACAAGAAGATGGC CGTGGCAACTCTGGCCTCTGAAACCTTGCCACTCCTGGCCATCACCTTCATCACAGACAATAGTCTAGTGGCAGCG GGCCACGACTGCTTCCCGGTGCTGTTTACCTATGACAATGCTGCAGGGACGTTGAGCTTTGGTGGCCGACTGGATGTGCCCAAGCAGAGCTCCCAGCGTGGCCTGACAGCCCGCGAGCGCTTCCAGAACCTTGACAAGAAGGCCAGTTCTGAGGGCGGTGCGGCCACGGgtgctggcctggactcactgcACAAGAACAGCGTCAG CCAAATATCGGTGCTCAGCGGGGGCAAGGCCAAGTGCTTGCAGTTCTGCACTACCGGCATGGATGGTGGCATGAGCATCTGGGATGTGAAG AGCTTGGAGTCAGCCTTGAAGGACCTGAAGATCAAATGA